One segment of Longimicrobium sp. DNA contains the following:
- a CDS encoding Druantia anti-phage system protein DruA, which yields MPTAPDRLSVEVRRFRPSLNVGHQQSIIEVVSALSGVAAGDPLEPIERAIEDANRRQKLLYGEGIPSEALLPTVAYGTALRLLRDLILQGWHADVDEEGVYLLPPEVAVPGIDPSRAKTAVRHSFNFARQAQLADPATARFIRDMERRGISTLFETGADLAERLELAHQTGNLDDTINPLLQEVTPTAVDENTGIRLQDVWRYARHLWSIPYQSTPGRNMYYLVRDAASENQPIIGIAALGNAVLGLAQRDEALGWSVASLRRRLAKADARERTVLAHRIVDTLHSAINDVYHADLVPELRHTAEVVERLREIEQEAAARQQRAQERARDERTAEYHFIRDAHTALEAGKIDAVDWVALAKTDLYTKKRAGILATLIRALIVLQKYDVTRNSDALLQLLARDEGKQAADVAIRQIKVRAIAENVMEVITCGAVAPYGVVLGGKLVAMLLASPKVVSDFRARYSGRASLIASAMKAAPVYRDPDLVLLTTSSLYSVGSSQYNRIKIPTDDPRGGWVEYEQIGMTDSFGTVHIAPDTAESLRQVATLSTARRSVNHLFGEGISPKLRTIRNGMEVLGLPSDVFLRHHSPRLLFAVKLARNTDDVLLGLDDSPEYFLEDDPSRVAPKVARAWRDRWFRPRATRPETMQRLRELGRDPIRISHDVEAAENEARRNAHVPLLLGPLAATGQFVNRDTPLVFIEKLYRSANSYADRLTPEELDWINVDLGLEDYLVHQVGRGKQVIVTGNPGDGKTHLIERVRTRLEQLGAVVLTDANALSDSEVLHAWRTCANEGRPFVLAINEWPLFVLRRQALEIGFLAVDEAVRQVQEAVRYTGPEPRGPEQDVVVVDLNLRNLLSPAVIRQALERLTQERFYSDLPADDPALRNRAALREPRVQERLIHMLDLVAKRTPHVSMRHLMGFLAYLITGGQSVVERLASQGSGRFHYTSLAFEGGEGRLFEQIKATFDPARLTHPEHDFDLWRGTSDPSGWLDPSSPPAAPQQFHPDEREAAYTALKRRFFFEHERGIDLLLLVPADEVEFDQLVEKGESNNQAIVRDLILGLNHFFDPEGAETDRDDLVLWQSHRFDVRPPDTFVALHRIGHRYFRIESVRYAEWVGEWLPADQRMVRSFALVAVADDPVNRREVAHLVVDRTLYLTLRDAERGLSRASWSGSATRKVTRFIDRLHQLATDASAVEDLRVRNVAAGLERRFEIQHEPPRYRL from the coding sequence ATGCCCACGGCTCCCGACCGGCTGAGCGTCGAAGTTCGGCGCTTCCGTCCTTCCTTGAATGTTGGTCACCAACAAAGCATCATCGAAGTCGTCTCAGCGCTCTCCGGCGTGGCTGCGGGCGATCCGCTAGAGCCGATCGAACGTGCAATCGAGGACGCGAACCGGCGCCAGAAACTGCTGTATGGAGAAGGAATTCCATCGGAGGCCTTGCTTCCCACAGTCGCCTATGGGACCGCCCTCCGCCTGCTCCGTGACCTGATCCTGCAGGGATGGCACGCCGACGTGGACGAGGAAGGCGTGTACTTGCTTCCCCCTGAAGTTGCTGTGCCTGGGATCGATCCCTCCCGGGCAAAGACAGCGGTTCGCCACTCTTTCAACTTCGCCAGGCAGGCACAACTTGCAGACCCTGCCACGGCACGTTTCATCCGCGATATGGAGCGGCGTGGGATCAGCACCCTGTTCGAAACGGGAGCGGACCTCGCTGAGCGGCTAGAACTCGCACATCAAACGGGCAACCTCGACGACACGATCAACCCCCTCCTTCAGGAGGTGACGCCGACTGCGGTCGACGAGAACACTGGGATCCGTCTCCAAGACGTCTGGCGCTACGCGCGACACCTCTGGTCAATCCCGTATCAGAGTACGCCCGGGCGTAACATGTACTATCTGGTGCGCGACGCCGCGTCCGAAAACCAGCCTATCATCGGGATAGCGGCGCTCGGAAACGCCGTGCTCGGTCTCGCTCAGCGCGACGAGGCTCTCGGGTGGAGTGTGGCGTCTCTCCGGCGGCGGTTGGCCAAGGCGGATGCGCGTGAACGTACGGTCCTCGCACACCGGATCGTGGATACCCTTCACAGCGCCATCAATGACGTCTACCACGCGGATCTGGTGCCGGAACTCCGTCACACCGCGGAAGTGGTAGAACGGCTGCGGGAGATCGAACAGGAAGCCGCTGCTCGGCAACAACGCGCTCAGGAACGTGCGCGTGATGAACGGACTGCGGAGTACCACTTCATCCGGGACGCGCACACTGCCCTTGAAGCGGGGAAGATTGACGCAGTGGATTGGGTAGCCCTTGCCAAGACCGACCTTTACACGAAGAAGCGCGCTGGGATTCTGGCGACGCTCATCCGTGCGCTGATCGTCCTGCAGAAGTATGACGTCACTCGCAACAGTGACGCTCTGCTCCAGCTTTTGGCCCGCGACGAGGGGAAACAGGCTGCCGATGTGGCGATCCGGCAGATCAAGGTCAGGGCGATCGCAGAGAACGTGATGGAGGTGATCACCTGCGGGGCAGTAGCGCCTTACGGGGTTGTGCTTGGGGGCAAACTCGTCGCCATGTTGCTCGCCAGCCCGAAGGTTGTCTCAGATTTTCGAGCTCGGTACTCCGGGCGGGCGAGCCTTATCGCGTCCGCGATGAAAGCCGCACCCGTGTACCGGGACCCGGATCTGGTGCTGCTCACGACCTCGAGCCTGTACTCGGTTGGGAGTAGTCAATACAACCGGATCAAGATCCCAACGGACGATCCCCGAGGCGGCTGGGTTGAATACGAACAGATCGGGATGACGGACAGCTTCGGCACTGTCCATATCGCACCCGATACCGCTGAGAGCCTCCGCCAAGTGGCGACTTTGAGCACGGCGCGCCGATCGGTGAACCACCTGTTCGGTGAGGGGATCAGCCCGAAGCTGCGCACGATCCGTAACGGGATGGAGGTTTTGGGGCTCCCGTCTGACGTGTTCCTCCGGCACCATTCTCCGCGACTGCTGTTCGCCGTCAAGCTCGCTCGCAATACGGATGACGTGCTACTCGGCCTCGATGACTCGCCGGAGTATTTTCTCGAAGACGATCCATCCCGCGTAGCACCGAAAGTCGCACGTGCATGGCGCGACCGTTGGTTCAGGCCGCGTGCAACGCGCCCTGAAACCATGCAGCGGCTGCGAGAACTCGGACGTGATCCAATCCGCATCAGCCATGACGTTGAGGCGGCTGAGAACGAGGCACGGCGCAACGCCCACGTTCCTCTCCTTCTAGGGCCTCTCGCGGCCACAGGCCAGTTCGTCAACCGTGATACGCCGCTCGTCTTCATCGAAAAACTATACCGAAGTGCAAACAGCTACGCAGATCGCCTCACGCCAGAAGAACTCGACTGGATCAACGTAGACCTCGGCCTTGAGGACTACTTGGTGCACCAGGTCGGACGTGGGAAGCAGGTCATCGTCACGGGAAATCCGGGGGATGGGAAGACCCACCTGATCGAACGAGTTCGCACACGCCTTGAGCAACTCGGGGCCGTCGTGCTCACGGATGCCAACGCGCTCTCCGATTCGGAGGTTCTTCACGCTTGGCGTACATGCGCGAATGAGGGGCGGCCCTTCGTGCTCGCGATCAATGAATGGCCCCTGTTCGTACTTCGCCGGCAGGCACTCGAGATCGGCTTCCTGGCCGTGGATGAAGCGGTACGCCAAGTTCAGGAGGCGGTGCGTTACACCGGGCCTGAACCGCGCGGACCGGAGCAGGATGTGGTCGTGGTAGACCTAAATCTTCGTAATCTGCTCTCCCCTGCCGTCATCCGGCAGGCGTTGGAAAGACTCACGCAGGAGCGGTTCTACTCCGATCTTCCGGCTGACGACCCAGCACTCCGAAACCGCGCCGCGCTGCGGGAGCCGCGGGTCCAGGAGCGTCTGATCCATATGCTCGATCTCGTTGCGAAACGGACGCCGCACGTCTCGATGCGGCACCTGATGGGCTTTCTGGCCTATCTGATTACCGGAGGGCAGTCGGTGGTGGAACGTCTTGCCAGCCAGGGGTCGGGGCGATTCCACTACACAAGTCTTGCGTTTGAGGGGGGCGAGGGGCGGCTGTTCGAGCAGATCAAGGCAACCTTCGACCCTGCCCGTCTCACGCACCCCGAACATGATTTCGACCTCTGGCGTGGGACGTCAGATCCGTCAGGATGGCTTGATCCATCGAGTCCACCGGCAGCGCCGCAGCAGTTCCATCCAGATGAGCGTGAGGCAGCATACACCGCGCTGAAGCGCCGCTTCTTCTTCGAGCACGAGCGTGGGATAGACCTCCTCCTCCTGGTCCCCGCCGATGAGGTTGAGTTCGACCAGCTGGTGGAAAAGGGGGAGAGCAACAACCAGGCGATCGTCCGTGACCTGATCCTCGGACTCAACCATTTCTTTGATCCAGAGGGTGCAGAAACGGACCGCGACGATCTGGTGCTTTGGCAAAGCCACCGATTCGATGTGCGGCCACCGGATACTTTCGTCGCGCTCCATCGGATTGGGCACCGATACTTCAGGATTGAGTCAGTTCGTTACGCTGAGTGGGTTGGGGAGTGGTTGCCCGCGGACCAGCGGATGGTTCGTTCCTTTGCGCTCGTCGCGGTCGCCGACGACCCAGTGAACCGGCGCGAAGTCGCGCACCTCGTCGTCGACCGTACTCTGTACCTCACGCTCCGAGATGCGGAGCGCGGACTCAGTCGAGCGTCCTGGTCAGGGAGCGCCACGCGGAAGGTTACGCGCTTCATCGACCGCCTACACCAACTCGCGACTGATGCTTCTGCAGTTGAGGATCTCCGCGTACGGAATGTCGCCGCGGGTCTTGAACGCCGATTCGAAATCCAGCACGAGCCTCCCCGGTATCGCCTGTGA